The sequence TGAGAACAAAGAAGTCGGTACTAATGAGCCAGGCGAAAAGCGAGAATAGACCCGTTATTCGGTCAGAATTTGGGCAAGCTGGATAAAGAAGATGGCGGGCCCGATGGGATTCGAACCCATGGCCTATCGGTTAAGAGCCGATCGCTCAACCTAGCTGAGCTACGGGCCCCGCGGAATCGTGGTATCGGTTGAAAATACATAAACATATCGCCCGGCCGACCAAAAAATGTCACCGATCCATGGCAGGTTAGTGCATGCCATTGATGCTCGGTACGATCTCTATGGCCTTGCCGTTCTTCACCAGTTCGCAGCCGACCGATGCCGGAAGACTGACCACATCCTCCTTTGCGAAAACGTAGACCCTTGCCCCCACCGGCCATGAGGGAATGTCCTGAATGATCCGGACAAAGACGTTGAGACCGGACGCCGCGCCGCTTTGGCCGGCCGACCCGGGCACATTTCCTCTTGCCAGGGATTCCGCCTCCATTGTTGCCACCAACCCGCAGACCGAGTCGTCGGCCGACGTTCTCATCGGGACATAGCCCTGTCCTTCGATCGTTGCCGCCTTTACCACTTTCAACCGGTCGGCGATGTCGTCGAAGAAGTGTTTTTCCTCCTCGGTCAGCCTCGAGATGTCCACCTTGCCTCCGTTCGACTCGCGCAGCGCCATCAGCATCACCTTCTTCTGCCGGAACTGGAAGATCTGGTTCCCTTTCTGTGTGACCTTCTTGATCTCATTAGCCATGGACGACGCCTTCGTGGAGTAGGGGTCGCGCCTGATCTCGTCCTCGCTCTCATTCTTCATCCGCTCGATGTACTCGCGGAGGGACGGGTAGAAATCCTTTCTTATCTCGCTTATCTCGGTCGAACCCTGTTCCGTCCGGTATATCTTTGTGATATCATTGTAATTAAGGGGCGGCAGCTGACCGTTGCTCATCATCGGATAGATTTGGTTGATTGTATTTGAGGGTTCTCCAGCAGGATTTCTCCTCCTTTGATGATAGCCAAAGGGGAACCTTTTTTTAAGGGGCAGGAGCTTGCTCGCCCGTGGATTTCTCCAAGGCTGTCCGGGAGACCAAGGAGGGCACGGAGATCGACGTCATGGTCTCCCCTCACTCGAACTCGTCCGGAATCCAAGGCATCGATGAGTGGAGAAACCGCATAATCGTGAAGATCAGGGCACCGCCTGAGGCAGGCAAGGCAAACAAAGAGCTCATCGAACTCTTCTCGGGATTGCTGGGCACGGCCGAGTTGGGACGGGGGTCGACCAACCGCA is a genomic window of Methanomassiliicoccales archaeon containing:
- a CDS encoding DUF167 family protein; the protein is MDFSKAVRETKEGTEIDVMVSPHSNSSGIQGIDEWRNRIIVKIRAPPEAGKANKELIELFSGLLGTAELGRGSTNRMKTVLVRRQRDEVLRILEGKA